The Triticum aestivum cultivar Chinese Spring chromosome 7B, IWGSC CS RefSeq v2.1, whole genome shotgun sequence genome window below encodes:
- the LOC123158283 gene encoding zinc finger MYM-type protein 1-like yields MEKYLIKKSANANTTTQVVVTSNSSSGSRNESRPEAKHNSAVPELVDLNKLPRDPAKRKRMADYHPNQRDEIRRKYLIWGPNQPRKLEFPYREIGKKKKRRFNPDWDDIKDNHHGHDAFVVEGFNSWNKTERFVTHIGDRNSFHNRALKDCEDLLKQVHQGQPFCGHDESKDSDNKGNYLELMDYTIKQNDVVAKAFKNAPNNNQMLSPTIQRDTTECFAKEVLAYVMKEIGNDVFSLLVDECRDVSDKEQMAVETTTSYLKFCIDLLFSQLGLSLQQVRGQGYDGASNMSGEFNGLQAKIMSENKSAYYVHCFAHKLNLVVVAIAKKIFEVGDFFDMVSVLLNVVGASCKRKDQLHEHHQEEVRKAIGCGEIATGSGLNQELSLQRPGDTRWNSHYKTLLGLSKMFSSVVKVLEYVEKDGTDTGKRRQSRGLLKYFQTFDSAFFLHMMMILALTNGLSKTLQRKNKDIANAISDVESTKRELEKLRTNEGWDSLMKKVCCFCEKHDIPVLNMEDAYVKPKKPRQKTGINNEHYYCVDCFFAVLDLLGEEFNDIFNEVNSELLLCMSALSPSDLFCHFDKEKLLKLAKFYPGDFNHKDMVTLEHELGLYIDNILHDTRFSSLERISDLAKLMVDTRKHLSYPLVYRLLKLALTLPVATATVE; encoded by the exons aTGGAGAAGTATTTGATAAAGAAATCAGCAAATGCCAACACCACCACCCAGGTAGTTGTCACGAGCAACAGTTCAAGTGGTAGTAGAAATGAATCAAGACCTGAAGCGAAACATAATTCTGCTGTGCCCGAACTAGTTGATTTGAACAAGCTCCCTCGGGATCCGGCTAAAAGGAAGCGAATGGCAGATTATCATCCCAACCAACGTGACGAGATAAGAAGGAAGTATTTGATTTGGGGACCTAATCAGCCCCGCAAATTGGAATTTCCATACAGGGAGattgggaagaagaagaagaggagattcAATCCGGATTG GGACGACATTAAAGACAACCACCATGGGCATGATGCATTTGTAGTAGAAGGATTCAACTCTTGGAACAAGACAGAGAGATTTGTGACTCACATCGGTGATCGTAATAGCTTTCACAATAGAGCACTCAAGGATTGCGAGGATCTATTAAAGCAAG TGCATCAGGGACAACCTTTCTGTGGCCATGATGAATCAAAAGATTCTGATAATAAAGGAAACTACCTTGAGTTGATGGACTACACTATTAAGCAGAATGATGTTGTTGCTAAGGCATTCAAGAATGCTCCAAATAATAATCAAATGTTGTCTCCAACAATTCAGAGAGATACTACCGAGTGCTTTGCAAAAGAAGTACTAGCCTATGTGATGAAAGAAATTGGTAATGATGTTTTCAGCTTATTAGTTGACGAGTGTAGAGATGTTTCCGACAAAGAACAAATGGCGGTT GAGACAACAACTTCTTATCTCAAGTTTTGCATAGATTTATTATTTTCACAACTTGGGCTGAGTCTTCAACAAGTTAGAGGCCAAGGTTACGACGGTGCAAGTAATATGTCTGGTGAGTTTAATGGTTTGCAAGCTAAAATTATGAGCGAGAACAAATCAGCATATTATGTACATTGTTTTGCTCATAAACTCAACTTGGTTGTTGTGGCTATTGCAAAGAAGATATTCGAGGTCGGAGATTTCTTTGATATGGTTTCAGTTTTGCTGAATGTTGTGGGCGCATCTTGCAAGAGAAAAGACCAACTTCATGAGCATCACCAAGAAGAAGTGAGGAAAGCAATAGGATGTGGAGAGATTGCTACGGGGAGTGGACTGAATCAAGAATTATCACTTCAAAGACCAGGTGACACTCGATGGAACTCCCATTATAAAACATTGTTGGGTTTGTCCAAGATGTTCTCGTCGGTGGTTAAAGTACTAGAATATGTTGAGAAAGATGGCACAGATACTGGAAAGAGGCGTCAATCTAGAGGTCTTCTCAAATATTTCCAGACCTTTGATTCTGCATTTTTCTTACACATGATGATGATATTAGCTTTAACAAATGGGCTGTCAAAAACCTTACAGAGAAAGAATAAAGACATTGCAAATGCTATTTCAGATGTGGAATCAACTAAACGAGAGTTAGAAAAGCTCAGAACCAATGAGGGGTGGGATTCTCTTATGAAGAAGGTATGTTGTTTCTGCGAGAAGCATGACATTCCAGTCCTCAACATGGAAGATGCCTATGTTAAACCAAAGAAGCCAAGACAAAAGACCGGCATTAACAATGAGCATTATTATTGTGTTGATTGTTTCTTTGCTGTGCTAGATCTGTTAGGAGAAGAGTTTAATGACATATTTAATGAGGTAAATTCTGAGTTGCTTCTATGCATGTCTGCTTTGAGCCCAAGTGATTTATTTTGTCATTTTGACAAGGAGAAGTTGCTGAAATTAGCAAAGTTTTATCCTGGTGACTTTAATCACAAAGATATGGTGACTCTTGAGCATGAACTTGGCCTCTATATAGATAATATACTCCATGATACAAGGTTTTCCAGCTTGGAGAGAATAAGTGATTTGGCTAAACTGATGGTGGATACAAGGAAGCATCTCTCATATCCTTTGGTATATCGGCTTTTGAAGCTAGCTCTAACTCTCCCTGTTGCCACTGCCACCGTTGAGTGA